The window CACTCATTCCAGAACAGGAGATCATGTCACTGTAGAACCTAAAAACGTATTGGTAGTAGAAGGAATTTTGGTTCTTACCAATAAAGAATTACTGAAAGAATTTGATTTGAAAGTATTCGTTCATGCAGATTCTGACGAAAGGCTGATCAGGAGGATCAGGAGAGATACCCAGGAAAGAGGAAGAGATCTGAGCGAAGTATTACACCGTTATCAGACTACCTTGAAACCAATGCACCAGGAATTCATAGAACCATCTAAAAATGATGCCGATCTTATTATCCCCAATATGAAGCAGAATTCTGTAGCGATTGATTTTTTAACTACTGTTATTAAAAACTCGTTGAAAAAACATTAAAAAATGGAAGAAAACAACCTTATCAAAGACATTCAGCCAAAATCTGAAACATTCAAACTTATACAGAAATATGTTTTGAACAAGTATACCATTACGATCTGTCTGTTTTTGGTATGGATGATTTTTTTCGATAAAACCTCATTTCTTGTAATTAATGAACTGAACGGTGAAATCAGGAAATATGAAGAGCAGCTCGACTTCTACAAAAAAGAATACGAAAAGAATGATGCTTTTTATAAAAAACTGATGAACAATAAGTCTGAGAAAGAAAAATACGCAAGAGAAAATTATTTTATGAAAAAACCCAATGAAGAGATCTTCATTTTGGTGGTAGACAGCACAAAA of the Chryseobacterium viscerum genome contains:
- the udk gene encoding uridine kinase, whose amino-acid sequence is MLVIGIAGGTGSGKTTVVDKILQQLDIEGMNILSQDNYYHDNQGLTLTEREALNYDHPKSIDFELLIKHVKALKNNEPIEQPIYSFVTHSRTGDHVTVEPKNVLVVEGILVLTNKELLKEFDLKVFVHADSDERLIRRIRRDTQERGRDLSEVLHRYQTTLKPMHQEFIEPSKNDADLIIPNMKQNSVAIDFLTTVIKNSLKKH
- a CDS encoding FtsB family cell division protein, encoding MEENNLIKDIQPKSETFKLIQKYVLNKYTITICLFLVWMIFFDKTSFLVINELNGEIRKYEEQLDFYKKEYEKNDAFYKKLMNNKSEKEKYARENYFMKKPNEEIFILVVDSTKVAKK